In one window of Streptomyces roseofulvus DNA:
- a CDS encoding pyridoxal 5'-phosphate synthase, which yields MSDDFRDALRSLRVWDTALPAFDPTEAPDTPLPLFHAWFLAAVAAGQTEPHTLSLATAGADGRPDVRTVMLHDADARGWHFASHATSAKGRQLAARPEAALGFYWPVQGRQVRVRGHVTTASREEAYADLHARTTGALAAALTGRQSEPLDSPEALAAASDAAWLRAEAEPDADAPTWTLYVVEPAEVEFFQGDARRRHLRLRYRRDPAAPAGWARELLWP from the coding sequence ATGAGCGACGACTTCCGCGACGCGCTGCGGTCGCTGCGGGTGTGGGACACCGCCCTGCCCGCCTTCGACCCGACCGAGGCGCCGGACACCCCCCTCCCCCTCTTCCACGCCTGGTTCCTCGCCGCCGTCGCCGCCGGCCAGACCGAACCGCACACCCTCTCCCTCGCCACAGCCGGCGCCGACGGCCGCCCCGACGTCCGGACCGTGATGCTGCACGACGCCGACGCCCGCGGCTGGCACTTCGCCTCGCACGCGACCAGCGCCAAGGGCCGTCAGCTGGCCGCCCGCCCGGAGGCCGCGCTCGGCTTCTACTGGCCGGTCCAGGGCCGCCAGGTCCGGGTCCGCGGCCACGTCACCACCGCGAGCCGGGAGGAGGCGTACGCGGACCTGCACGCGCGCACCACCGGCGCCCTCGCCGCCGCGCTCACCGGCCGCCAGAGCGAACCCCTCGACTCCCCCGAGGCCCTCGCGGCGGCGAGCGACGCGGCCTGGCTCCGTGCCGAGGCCGAGCCGGACGCCGACGCGCCCACCTGGACCCTGTACGTGGTCGAACCGGCCGAGGTCGAGTTCTTCCAGGGCGACGCCCGCCGCCGCCACCTCCGCCTCCGCTACCGCCGCGACCCCGCCGCCCCCGCCGGCTGGGCCAGGGAGCTGCTCTGGCCCTGA
- a CDS encoding TetR family transcriptional regulator: MTGQVRTVDGRVAGRRGQATRQKLLDCLGEMLSSSPYRDVKVIDVARKAGTSPATFYQYFPDVEGAVLELAEEMAKEGAGLTELVSGRSWVGKAAWQTSEELVDGFLDFWRRHDAILRVVDLGAAEGDKRFYKIRMKILNSVTNSLTDAVKELQTKGKVDKEVSAAAMAGSLVAMLASVAGHQKGFTTWGVKQAELKPNLALLVHLGITGKKPVR, translated from the coding sequence ATGACAGGACAAGTACGCACCGTCGACGGCCGCGTGGCCGGACGACGCGGCCAGGCGACGCGGCAGAAGCTGCTCGACTGCCTCGGTGAGATGCTCAGCTCCTCGCCGTACCGGGACGTCAAGGTGATCGACGTGGCCCGGAAGGCGGGTACTTCACCCGCGACGTTCTATCAGTACTTCCCGGACGTCGAGGGCGCCGTCCTGGAGCTCGCGGAGGAAATGGCGAAGGAGGGCGCCGGATTGACCGAGCTGGTCTCCGGGCGCTCCTGGGTCGGCAAGGCGGCCTGGCAGACCTCCGAGGAACTCGTCGACGGCTTCCTCGACTTCTGGCGGAGGCACGACGCGATCCTGCGGGTCGTGGACCTCGGCGCCGCGGAGGGCGACAAGCGGTTCTACAAGATCCGCATGAAGATCCTGAACTCGGTCACCAACTCCCTGACGGACGCGGTGAAGGAGCTCCAGACCAAGGGCAAGGTCGACAAGGAGGTCAGCGCCGCGGCGATGGCGGGCTCGCTCGTGGCGATGCTGGCCTCGGTCGCCGGCCACCAGAAGGGCTTCACCACCTGGGGTGTGAAGCAGGCCGAACTCAAGCCGAACCTGGCCCTGTTGGTGCATCTGGGCATCACCGGCAAGAAGCCGGTGAGATAG
- a CDS encoding thiolase C-terminal domain-containing protein, with translation MTAIGTTSRGGRGRRVAVAGVALSDCGRVDEATPYALHAQAARRALADSGLDRSLVDGVASAGLGTLAPVEIAEYLGLRPTWVDSTTVGGATWEVMAAHAADAIAAGRADAVLLVYGSTARADIKARRRTANLSFGARGPLQFEVPYGHTLIAKYAMAARRHMHAYGTTLEQLAEVAVRTRANAALNPEAMFRDPITVDDVLSGPMIADPFTTLHCCIRSDGGCAVLLVAEEYVPDTRKAPVWILGAGEHTSHTTMSAWEDFTVSPAAVSGRLAFERAGVTPADIDVAEIYDAFTYMTLVTLEDLGFCGKGEGGAYVTDTSAVPFNTDGGGLSACHPGMRGLFLLVEAVRQLRGEAPGLQVRRPDGSLPRLALASATGGWFCSAATLILSRT, from the coding sequence ATGACCGCCATCGGCACCACCTCACGCGGCGGCCGGGGCCGCCGGGTCGCCGTCGCCGGCGTCGCGCTCTCCGACTGCGGCCGGGTCGACGAGGCCACCCCCTACGCGCTGCACGCCCAGGCCGCCCGCCGCGCCCTCGCCGACAGCGGCCTCGACCGCTCGCTCGTCGACGGCGTCGCCTCCGCCGGGCTCGGCACGCTCGCCCCGGTGGAGATCGCCGAGTACCTGGGCCTGCGCCCCACCTGGGTGGACTCCACCACGGTCGGCGGCGCCACCTGGGAGGTCATGGCCGCCCACGCCGCCGACGCGATCGCCGCGGGCCGCGCCGACGCGGTGCTGCTGGTGTACGGCTCCACCGCGCGCGCCGACATCAAGGCCCGGCGCCGCACCGCCAACCTCTCCTTCGGCGCGCGCGGCCCGCTCCAGTTCGAGGTCCCGTACGGGCACACCCTGATCGCCAAGTACGCGATGGCCGCCCGCCGCCACATGCACGCGTACGGCACCACCCTGGAGCAGCTCGCGGAGGTGGCGGTCCGGACGCGGGCGAACGCGGCCCTGAACCCCGAGGCGATGTTCCGCGACCCGATCACCGTCGACGACGTCCTCTCCGGACCGATGATCGCCGACCCCTTCACCACCTTGCACTGCTGCATCCGCAGCGACGGCGGCTGCGCGGTGCTGCTCGTCGCCGAGGAGTACGTGCCGGACACGCGGAAGGCGCCGGTCTGGATCCTCGGCGCCGGCGAGCACACCTCCCACACGACGATGTCCGCGTGGGAGGACTTCACCGTCTCCCCCGCCGCCGTCAGCGGGCGCCTCGCCTTCGAACGGGCCGGCGTCACCCCCGCCGACATCGACGTCGCCGAGATCTACGACGCGTTCACCTACATGACGCTGGTGACCCTGGAGGACCTCGGCTTCTGCGGCAAGGGCGAGGGCGGGGCGTACGTCACGGACACGTCCGCGGTGCCGTTCAACACGGACGGCGGCGGGCTCTCCGCGTGCCACCCGGGGATGCGGGGCCTCTTCCTCCTGGTGGAGGCGGTCCGCCAACTCCGCGGCGAGGCGCCGGGACTGCAGGTCCGCCGCCCCGACGGCAGCCTCCCCCGCCTGGCCCTCGCCTCCGCCACCGGCGGCTGGTTCTGCTCCGCGGCCACCCTGATCCTCTCCCGCACCTGA
- a CDS encoding nitroreductase family deazaflavin-dependent oxidoreductase produces the protein MPGEAQHRAPLGVRLVQKVSATRAFARVAPHVIPAVDKAVHRLSRGKTLLSAQMLPGVVLTATGARSGRPRTTPLACMPEPERGTWLLIGSNFGRPGHPAWTANLLAHPDAEISWKGETIPVRAERLTGEERAAAWKAALAFWPPYASYQARIDREIRLFRLTRR, from the coding sequence ATGCCCGGAGAAGCGCAGCACCGGGCTCCGCTCGGCGTGAGACTCGTCCAGAAGGTCTCCGCCACCCGCGCCTTCGCCCGCGTCGCCCCCCACGTCATCCCCGCCGTCGACAAGGCCGTGCACCGGCTGAGCAGGGGAAAGACGCTGCTCAGCGCCCAGATGCTGCCCGGCGTCGTGCTCACCGCCACGGGCGCGAGGAGCGGACGGCCCCGGACCACCCCGCTCGCCTGCATGCCGGAACCCGAACGGGGGACCTGGCTGCTCATCGGCTCCAACTTCGGCCGCCCCGGCCACCCCGCCTGGACGGCCAACCTGCTCGCCCACCCGGACGCCGAGATCAGCTGGAAGGGCGAGACCATCCCCGTACGGGCCGAACGGCTGACGGGCGAGGAGCGGGCGGCGGCCTGGAAGGCGGCCCTCGCCTTCTGGCCCCCGTACGCCTCCTACCAGGCCCGGATCGACCGCGAGATCCGGCTCTTCCGCCTCACCCGCAGATGA
- a CDS encoding AMP-dependent synthetase/ligase encodes MSTDLALIRVDGRVREVSAPALVPRVDRGSLADLPYDNARQHPDVVVFSRRDAEDGGWKDVTAARFAAEVHAVAKGLIAHGLRPGDRLALMARTTYEWTLLDFAAWAAGLVTVPVHPTSSAFQTRWILQDSGAVACVVEDAGQGRTVSAERRRLPGLSHLWVLDAGAVRQLRDAGARVPDETVTARRGLLTPDTLATLVYTSGTTGRPKGCALTHANFFAEVDNAVKLLHPVFAPEGGEPPSTLLFLPLSHVFGRMVAVGCVRARVRVGHAPSVEGDALLDDLASFRPTFLLAIPYVMEKVYNRARATAERSGKGAAFDRAARAARRYGRTEAPSLPVRAARALYDPLVYRRIRAALGGRVRYVICGGSPLGVRLAEFFRGAGVEVFEGYGLTETTAASTVTPPLAPRTGTVGLPLPGTGVRIADDGEVWLRGPHVFAGYWDAQRGTAVPYTDEGWFPTGDIGALDEDGYLTITGRKKDLLITSAGKNVAPAPLEDWLRAHPLVAQCMVVGDNRPYVSALITLDHEGLAHWRRMRQKDHLALWELARDEELLAVVQKAVDDANRLVSRAESIRAFRVLTTEFSETSGHLTPSLKLKRRAVLRDFAREVEEMYGPESAYE; translated from the coding sequence GTGTCGACCGACCTTGCCCTCATCCGCGTCGACGGCCGGGTCCGGGAGGTCTCCGCGCCCGCCCTCGTGCCCCGGGTGGACCGCGGCTCCCTCGCCGACCTGCCGTACGACAACGCCCGGCAGCACCCCGACGTCGTCGTCTTCTCCCGGCGGGACGCCGAGGACGGCGGCTGGAAGGACGTCACCGCCGCACGGTTCGCCGCCGAGGTCCACGCCGTCGCCAAGGGCCTCATCGCCCACGGGCTGCGCCCCGGCGACCGGCTCGCGCTGATGGCCCGCACCACCTACGAGTGGACGCTCCTCGACTTCGCCGCCTGGGCCGCCGGGCTCGTCACCGTCCCCGTCCACCCGACCTCCTCCGCCTTCCAGACCCGCTGGATCCTCCAGGACTCCGGCGCCGTCGCCTGCGTCGTCGAGGACGCAGGGCAGGGCCGGACGGTGTCGGCGGAACGGCGCCGGCTGCCGGGCCTCAGCCACCTCTGGGTCCTCGACGCCGGAGCCGTACGGCAGCTGCGCGACGCGGGGGCGCGGGTGCCCGACGAGACCGTGACCGCCCGGCGCGGGTTGCTCACCCCGGACACCCTCGCCACCCTCGTCTACACCTCCGGCACCACCGGCCGGCCCAAGGGCTGCGCCCTCACCCACGCCAACTTCTTCGCCGAGGTCGACAACGCGGTCAAGCTCCTCCACCCGGTTTTCGCCCCCGAGGGCGGCGAGCCGCCGTCCACGCTGCTCTTCCTGCCGCTGTCGCACGTCTTCGGGCGGATGGTGGCGGTCGGCTGCGTCCGGGCACGGGTACGGGTCGGGCACGCGCCCTCCGTGGAGGGGGACGCCCTCCTCGACGACCTGGCGTCCTTCCGTCCCACCTTCCTCCTCGCGATCCCGTACGTGATGGAGAAGGTCTACAACCGCGCCCGCGCCACCGCCGAACGCTCCGGGAAGGGCGCCGCCTTCGACCGGGCCGCGCGGGCCGCCCGCCGTTACGGGCGGACCGAGGCGCCTTCGCTCCCGGTGCGGGCCGCCCGCGCCCTCTACGACCCGCTGGTCTACCGGCGGATCCGGGCGGCGCTCGGCGGCCGGGTGCGGTACGTGATCTGCGGCGGCTCGCCGCTCGGCGTGCGGCTCGCGGAGTTCTTCCGGGGCGCGGGCGTCGAGGTCTTCGAGGGGTACGGCCTGACGGAGACCACCGCCGCGTCCACGGTCACCCCGCCGCTCGCGCCCCGTACCGGCACGGTCGGCCTGCCGCTGCCCGGCACGGGGGTGCGGATCGCGGACGACGGGGAGGTGTGGCTGCGCGGCCCGCACGTCTTCGCCGGGTACTGGGACGCGCAGCGCGGCACCGCCGTCCCGTACACCGACGAGGGCTGGTTCCCCACCGGCGACATCGGCGCCCTCGACGAGGACGGCTACCTCACCATCACCGGCCGCAAGAAGGACCTCCTGATCACCTCGGCCGGCAAGAACGTCGCCCCCGCGCCGCTGGAGGACTGGCTGCGGGCGCACCCGCTGGTCGCCCAGTGCATGGTCGTCGGCGACAACCGGCCGTACGTCTCCGCGCTGATCACCCTCGACCACGAGGGCCTCGCCCACTGGCGGCGGATGCGGCAGAAGGACCATCTGGCGCTGTGGGAACTGGCCCGGGACGAGGAACTCCTCGCGGTGGTGCAGAAGGCGGTGGACGACGCCAACCGGCTGGTCTCGCGGGCCGAGTCGATCCGCGCCTTCCGGGTGCTGACCACCGAGTTCTCCGAGACCTCCGGGCACCTCACGCCGTCGCTGAAGCTCAAACGGCGGGCGGTGCTGCGGGACTTCGCACGGGAGGTCGAGGAGATGTACGGACCGGAGTCGGCGTACGAGTAG
- a CDS encoding acyl-CoA dehydrogenase family protein yields the protein METATEEQREIRRALRDLLDRHAGPPAARTTAPHPEGYDPALWVRMSGELGLARLALPELALACEETGRALAPTPLLATAALAAPLVAALGTSGQRADLLPRIADGSLTCALAVPGGSLAHALGLTGDNTTGAWSGDGRAGGVQARPAPGGPPNARLLYGEADQVLDGHSAGLLLVAAHAGGYARSRTLLHLVRAEDAGPGLVRTRHAALDPTRSPGRVQLRDVPAELLGEDPADPAAITRALAAAGRTAAVLLAAEAVGAARAALDGALRHAAARDRHRLADLHVRIETARTLAHCAAREPGPGPESGPLALAQALDALRAAAGEAVPPHDADRYGRRAAADELLFGPAARLRARAAERAGLLGEAAA from the coding sequence ATGGAGACCGCCACCGAGGAACAGCGGGAGATCCGCCGCGCCCTGCGGGACCTGCTCGACCGGCACGCCGGCCCCCCGGCCGCCCGCACCACCGCCCCGCACCCCGAGGGGTACGACCCCGCCCTCTGGGTCCGGATGTCCGGCGAACTCGGCCTCGCCCGCCTCGCCCTCCCCGAACTCGCCCTCGCCTGCGAGGAGACCGGACGCGCCCTCGCTCCCACCCCGCTCCTCGCCACCGCCGCCCTCGCCGCCCCCCTCGTCGCCGCCCTCGGCACCTCCGGCCAGCGCGCCGACCTGCTGCCCCGCATCGCCGACGGCAGCCTCACCTGCGCCCTCGCCGTCCCCGGCGGCTCCCTCGCCCACGCCCTCGGGCTCACCGGCGACAACACCACCGGCGCCTGGTCCGGCGACGGCCGGGCCGGCGGCGTCCAGGCCCGCCCCGCCCCCGGCGGCCCCCCGAACGCCCGGCTCCTCTACGGCGAGGCCGACCAGGTCCTCGACGGACACAGCGCCGGCCTCCTCCTCGTCGCCGCGCACGCCGGCGGCTACGCCCGCAGCCGTACGCTCCTCCACCTGGTCCGCGCGGAGGACGCGGGCCCCGGACTCGTCCGCACCCGGCACGCCGCCCTCGACCCCACCCGCTCCCCCGGCCGCGTCCAGCTCCGGGACGTCCCGGCCGAACTCCTCGGCGAGGACCCCGCCGACCCCGCCGCCATCACCCGCGCCCTCGCCGCCGCCGGCCGCACCGCCGCCGTCCTCCTCGCCGCCGAGGCCGTCGGCGCCGCCCGCGCCGCCCTGGACGGAGCCCTCCGCCACGCCGCCGCCCGCGACCGGCACCGCCTCGCCGACCTGCACGTCCGGATCGAGACCGCCCGGACGCTCGCCCACTGCGCCGCCCGCGAACCGGGACCCGGCCCCGAGAGCGGCCCCCTCGCCCTCGCCCAGGCCCTCGACGCCCTCAGGGCCGCCGCCGGCGAAGCCGTACCGCCGCACGACGCCGACCGCTACGGGCGCCGCGCCGCCGCCGACGAGCTCCTCTTCGGGCCCGCCGCACGCCTCCGGGCCCGCGCGGCCGAACGGGCCGGACTCCTCGGAGAGGCGGCCGCCTGA
- a CDS encoding TetR/AcrR family transcriptional regulator, whose protein sequence is MPRAVRERQMMDAAVACFARQGYQAASMDEIAELAGVSKPLVYLYLNSKEELFTACIRREAEALLGAVAEAVGDTSAPPDERLWAGLLAFFGHAADHPDAWAVLSRHARTQGEPFATEAARMREEIADFVTGLIGEAARAAHGTVAIGERDVAALAQALVGSAESLATWANETPGVTAREAAATLMDFAWSGLGNLMKNERWSRR, encoded by the coding sequence CTGCCGCGGGCCGTGCGGGAGCGGCAGATGATGGACGCCGCCGTGGCCTGCTTCGCGCGGCAGGGCTACCAGGCGGCGTCGATGGACGAGATCGCCGAGCTGGCCGGGGTGTCGAAGCCGCTGGTGTACCTGTACCTGAACTCCAAGGAGGAGCTCTTCACCGCCTGCATCCGGCGGGAGGCGGAGGCGCTGCTCGGGGCCGTGGCCGAAGCGGTGGGCGACACCTCCGCGCCGCCGGACGAGCGGCTGTGGGCCGGGCTGCTCGCGTTCTTCGGGCACGCCGCCGACCACCCGGACGCCTGGGCGGTGCTCAGCCGGCACGCGCGGACGCAGGGGGAGCCGTTCGCGACCGAGGCGGCGCGGATGCGGGAGGAGATCGCCGACTTCGTGACCGGGCTGATCGGCGAGGCCGCGCGGGCCGCGCACGGGACCGTCGCGATCGGCGAGCGGGACGTCGCGGCGCTGGCGCAGGCCCTGGTCGGGTCGGCCGAGTCGCTGGCGACCTGGGCCAACGAGACGCCGGGCGTGACCGCGCGGGAGGCCGCCGCCACGCTGATGGACTTCGCCTGGTCCGGTCTCGGAAACCTCATGAAAAACGAGCGCTGGTCTCGCCGTTGA
- a CDS encoding SCO4226 family nickel-binding protein, whose amino-acid sequence MATYMDVHRGMVGITEDQLLEAHRADLAIEKEEGVHFQKAWADPESGTVYCLSTGPSADAVQRIHQRTGHAADEIHEVTLTV is encoded by the coding sequence ATGGCCACCTACATGGACGTGCACCGCGGCATGGTCGGGATCACGGAGGACCAGCTCCTCGAAGCCCACCGCGCCGACCTCGCCATCGAGAAGGAGGAAGGGGTCCACTTCCAGAAGGCGTGGGCGGACCCCGAGTCCGGCACCGTCTACTGCCTGTCGACGGGCCCCTCCGCCGACGCCGTGCAGCGGATCCACCAGCGGACCGGCCACGCGGCCGACGAGATCCACGAGGTGACGCTGACGGTGTGA